The DNA window TATCATAAACATAACCGTCAGGGCCAGAAATAGTTACTGCTTTTCCGCCTAATTCTTCTATTTTTTTGATAACTCCCCAAGCTACGTTACCGAAACCTGAAACGGTTACGATTTTATCTTTGAAATCTTCGCCATTTGTTTTTAGCATTTGTTCACCAAAATATACTACACCATAACCTGTAGCTTCTGGTCTGATTAATGAACCACCATATGCTAAACCTTTACCAGTAAGAACTCCGGTAAACTCATTTTTAATTCTCTTGTATTGACCGAAAAGGTAACCAATTTCTCTAGCACCTACTCCGATATCTCCTGCAGGAACGTCTGTTTCTGGACCGATGTGTTTACACATTTCCGTCATGAAAGATTGGCAAAAACGCATAATTTCGTTGTTTGATTTTCCTGTTGGGTCAAAATCAGAACCCCCTTTTCCACCACCCATTGGTAGAGTAGTTAATGAGTTCTTGAAAACTTGTTCGAATGCTAAAAATTTAAGCACGGATAAGTTTACTGTAGGATGGAATCTAATTCCTCCTTTATATGGTCCGATTGCAGAATTCATCTGAATTCTGAAACCTCTATTTACCTGAATTTCACCTTTATCATCTACCCAAGGAACTCTGAAAATGATTACTCTTTCAGGTTCAGCCATTCTCTCTAGAAGCTTCATTCCTCTATACTCTTCTTTGGTAGCAATAAAAGGAATAACTGTAACCGCTACTTCTTTTACCGCCTGTAAAAATTCTGGCTCATTTGGGTTTTTTGCTTCAATTTTCGCAACGAACTCTTGTATTTTTTGTTCGATAGTGTTTTGTTCCATAGATGTTATGAATTATTAAAGACAAATTTAATTTTTTTTTCTATTCTCACAAGATTTATTTTGACTTTAATGAAAATTATATAAATTATGTTAAAAATTTTATTAAATTCATAATTATAATGTTTCTGTTAAGGAAAACATGATGTTATGTGAAAAATAATGAAATATTAAAAAATTGTGAATTTTTAAATTATAGAATATTGCTTTCCGGAAAGTGCTTTAATGTATCCTTTTAACTCAAAATCAAGCAAAATGGGCAATAATTTATAAGGTGGAATGTCTAGTTTTTCGCTCAAGTCGTCTAACGAAATTTGAGGTTGAGAAGCAATCGTGTCATAAATCGGTTGCAAGTCTTTGCTCAGTTTAATTTCTCTCGCTGCAAAAAGGCTTCCTATCTTTTCTTTTTCCTTTCCTAGTTGAAGTTCATCTAATATCTCTTCAAAATTTTGTAAAATTCTGGCTTTGTTCTGTGCGATGAGTAAATTACAACCTTGGCTGTACTTATCATTGATTTTTCCTGGCAAGGCAAAAACTTCTCTGTTGTAATCATTGGCATAACTTACGGTACTCATAGAACCGCCGCCAAAAGCAGTTTCTACCACAATGGTAACTGGAGAAAATCCTGCTACGATTCTATTTCTTTGCAGAAAATGTTCTCTGTCTGGTTTATCACTAGAATTAAATTCTGTAAGCAAAGCGCCATCTTGGTCTAAAATTTCTGCAGCTAATTTTTTATGCTGAGAAGGATAAATAAGATGCAAGCCATGAGCTAAAACTCCTGCTGTTTTCAGTTGGTTTTTCAAGGCTTCTGTATGAGCGCAACCATCTGTTCCGAGTGCTAAACCGCTTACAATGAGCACTTTTTTATTTTTTAAAATTTCTAGAAATTCTTCAATGAAATGTTTGCCATAACTCGTCATGTTTCTGGTTCCTACGATGGAAATGGGAGTTAAACTTTCGTCTAAACTTCCTTTTTGGTAAAGAATTGCAGGAGCGTCATCACAATTAGAAAGTAATTTTGGCAATTCTTTTAAATGGCAAAGATTAATTTTAATGTTATTTTTTTCACAGAAGTCAATTTCCTTTTCTGCGAATTTCAAATAAGTTTCGTTGCCGATTTCTTTCGTAATTTTGGAGCCAATTCCCGGAATTTCTTTGAGCAATTTCTTAGAAAGATGCCAAGTTTCTTTGGCAGAACCTGTAATTTCTACCAATCTCATAAAATTTACATCGCCAATAAGCGGAGTAGCGCGTAACGCTATGGAATATAGATGTTCTTCATGTAACATTCTCAAAAATAAGAAAAAATCGCTTTACTTTTTTCTGATTTCGTCTAAATGTTCCCAGATTTCTTCTTTCTTTTTCTGTGGCATTTCTAGAAAATGTTCAGGATGACCTTCGATATATTCTTGCCAAAGTTTATCGTCTTTTTCGCTGTAATAATTCGGGAATTCCCAAATGAATTTTTTCTTTTTTTCTTGATGTTTTTTTCTAAAAATTAGCGCCAAAGAAAGGCCAACTACCGCTCCAGAAAGGTGAGCTTGCCAAGAAATTCGGCTCGGTTCGTCTAATCGATAGAATAATTCTTCCGGAAAAATTCCCCAGATTAAACTTCCGTAATACAAGGCGACTAAAAGAGAAACAGTAAGTAGTTTTTTGTCTTTTCTGAAAATTCCGCTGAAGAATAAGAAAAATGCTAGCATGTAAACAATTCCACTTGCTCCGATGATGCAGGTATAAGTAGCTTCTTGTCCGAAAAAATTCATAGGTGGAAGTAACCAAACTACGAGTCCCGTAACAATCCATCCGTAAAAAAATACAGGATTGGCCAATTTAGGATAAAACTGATAAAGCAAGAACAGCAATGCTGCAATCGGTACAGAATTACTGGCGATATGTTCTAAATTTCCGTGTAAAAGCGGAGAAAATATTACGCCTTTTAATCCTTCAGGAACTAGAGGAATGAGGGAACCTTCGCAGTTTTCTACAAAACCGATGTGTTGTAAAAATAAACCTAACCACATGGCAGAGAGCATGAAGAGAGGAATTAAAAGCGCTTTGATGTGGATGGTGTTTTTCAGCATAAATAAAATGTGACTAAATAAATGCCAAGACAATTTTATGGAAAAATTGACTATAAATCCCCGATTTTTTTAAAAATTATAGACAAAAAGTAAGATTTTTTCGTTTTCAAGACTTCCATTCGTTTTACAAATTGTATTTTTGAACTGGTTTTTTAAATTTTGAAAATGAAGAAGTTGTTAATTTTTGTGTTCGGTTGTCTATCTGTAAATATGTATTACTCCCAAATTGAGAGTAAAAGAATTCTAGATTCAATTAGCGCAGAAAACTGGAAAAAAAACATTCCTAATTTAGATTCTTTGGCAGAGATTAATCTACAAAAAATAGATGTAAAGCACAAAGACACCATTATTCTAAAAACCGATAAAATTACTGCGGAACTCGGCACAGAGCTTCCTATTACACCGTTTCAATTGATTAAAACCAAAGAAGAAAAAGTTTGGTATTTCTATGGTCAAAACAATATGGTTTTTAATCAGGCGAGTTTCAGCAACTGGAATTCTGGGGGAAATAATAACATAGGGATTTTAGGGAAAATCAACTATAATTTGAGTTTTAAAAAGCGCAAACATTATTTAGAAAATAATTTCCAATTAGGATATGGAATTGTAGCAGCAAGCGGACAAACCACCAGAAAAACAGAAGATTTCATCAATATCATGGCGAATTATGGTTATGATTTAGGAAGGAATTATTATTTGTCTTCAGGTTTGCAGTTTATCTCTCAGTTTGCGCCGGGTTATAATTATGTAAAAACGCCAAGTCCGAATTTTGATGACAGAATTTCTAAATTTTTAGCACCAGCATATATTAATACGGGTATCGGTATCTCTTATAATCCTAATGAAAATTTCCAAGTCATTTTTAGACCGATTAATGGTAAGTTTACCATCGTGGCTGATAAACATTTGCAAAAAGTAGGTTTTTACGGTTTAGAAAAAGATGGTCAAAGCCTCAGAAAAGAGTTGGGAGCCATGGTGAATATTTTGTACAGACAAAAAATTTATAAAGACATTAATTTGGTAAATCAGTTTAATTTCTTTGCGAATTATTTATATCATACAGAACGAGTGGATTTTTCTTACAACGGTCAATTGAACTTTAGAGTTAATAAATTGATTTCTGCTAATGTAAGTGCAGATTTATTGTACGATCACGATCAAATTAAGAGAATGCAGTTTAAGCAAACTTTAGGTATAGGTTTTTCTTATAATTTAGGCGTAGAAAACCAAGATAGACCGAAAGTTAAAAAAGTGGTAAAGCCGTTTTTATAATGAAATTTAAATAATTTAGAAAAATATAATCCACCAAATTATTGGTGGATTTTTTATTTTAAGTAGGAATATTTGTTAATTCATCATTGCAGCAGCTCCCGCTCCAATAAGTCCAATGAAAATCATAATGGCATAAAAAGAAAGCAGAATGATGGTCAAAATCCCCATAAATTTATAATGAGATTTTAAAAATTCAAATGCATCTCTAATAGCGTTATTGTCATTGTTTTCAATTGCTTTTTTAGTATTTTCTGAAAATTGATACAAGTAAGAAATTGGGAAATAGTATAAAACAGCAAATGCCAAATAAAGAAGCATCATAAATATTTTTCCACCAAAAGGAAAATCTCCATTAGACATTAATGATGACGGAGCAAAAAGCATTACTAATGAACCCAAAACCATTAATCCAATTCCTACGAAACCTAAAATGGCTAAAAACTTAGTCCATTTTGCCGTTTCTTTTAAAAATTCTTTCGAACGCCAATCGATTACTAAATTTTCGCCGTTCTCTACATGTAAATTGTCTTCCATAAATTATAATAGTTTAAAAAATTAAGCATTCCAAAATTCTCTATCCAGACTTCTGTATTGTATGGCTTCAGAAATATGATGAGAAAGAATATGTTCTGATTGTTCTAAATCAGCAATCGTTCTAGAAACCTTCAAAATCCTGTCATAAGCTCTCGCCGAAAGATTTAGTTTTTCCATTGCGTTTTTGATGAGGTTTTTAGAATCTTCATTCAGTTCGCAGTATTTTTCTAATTCTTTAGGGCCGATTTGAGCATTGTAACTGATGTCTAAATCTTGGTAGCGCACATTTTGCATTTCTCTGGCTTTCAAAACACGCTCTCTTATTGCAATACTGCTTTCGCCTTTTCTTCTGTCTGAAAGTTGCTCGAATTCTACTTTTTGAACTTCTATATGAATATCAATTCTATCCAATAAAGGTCCAGAAAGTTTGTTCATGTAGCGTTGCATTTCAAATTGAGAAGAAGTATTATTAGGATCATCTGGGAAATAACCACTTGGACTTGGATTCATACTCGCCACGAGCATAAAACTCGCAGGATAATTCACCGAAAATCTCGCTCTGGAAATCGTTACTTCTCGGTCTTCCAACGGTTGACGCATTACTTCCAGAACTGTTCTTTTAAATTCTGGCATTTCATCCAGAAATAAAACGCCATTATGTGCCAAAGAAATTTCGCCAGGTTGAGGATAACTTCCGCCACCAACTAAAGCTACATCAGAAATGGTGTGATGCGGACTTCTAAAAGGCCTAACTGTCATCAAAGAATTATTAGCGCCCATTTTTCCTGCCACAGAATGAATTTTGGTAGTTTCCAAAGCTTCTTTCATGGTTAAAGGTGGCAGAATACTCGGAACGCGTTTAGCGAGCATGGTTTTTCCACTTCCAGGAGGACCGATGAGAATAATGTTATGACCACCAGCTGCGGCAACTTCCATCGCACGTTTTGCCGTTTCTTGACCTTTCACTTCAGAAAAATCAAAAGGAAAATGGTCTATTTTTTCTTGAAATTCTTTTCGGGTGTCAAATTCTGTTCTTTCCAGCGGAATATCTTCGTTAAAGAAATCAATAACTTGTTTAATGTTTTCTACGCCGTACACTTCCAGATTATTGACTATTGCAGCTTCTCTTACGTTTTGTTTGGGTAAAATAATGCCTTTGAAACCTTCTTCTCTGGCTTTTATCGCAATGGGTAGAACGCCTTTTATCGGTTGCAAACCTCCGTCAAGGGAAAGTTCGCCCATGATGATGTATTTTTCTAGATTTTCGGCTTTTATTAAATCTGAAGCTGCCAAAATCCCAATGGCAATGCTTAAATCATAGGCAGAACCTTCTTTGCGCAAATCTGCAGGAGCCATGTTGATGGTGATTTTCTTCCCCGGAATTTTGTAGCCTACATTTTTGAGTGCTGCATTAATTCTATAGCTGCTTTCTTTAATGGCATTATCTGGTAAGCCTACAAGATGATAGCCTACTCCGCCTGTATCTACATTAACTTCTATAGTGATGGTTTGCGCCGAAACGCCATGAATAGCGCTCCCGAAAATCTTTACTAGCATTTTGGTTATTAGTTTTTTATAAAAGTAAAAGTAAGGATTTTTTTGAAATGAAAAAACCTCAATTTTTGGTTGAGGTTTTGGTTTTTTTGCGGATTACAAATCCGCGAGATCGCGTTCAATGATTGAATATGTGCAACGTATTGATCATAAATGGAATATAAGCTAAATTTTGTACTAAACACCACATTGTGCCAATACAATTTTTCTATTTATATGATATTTCAAATATTTGTTTGTCTAGAAGTTTATCATTAACATATTTTTCTGAAATAATGATATTTCCTTTTTTGTCAAAGACATTTTTAAAACATGTTGTTTGTTTGGGCATATAATTATTTATAAGGAAGCCTTTTCTGCACTGTAGATTTCCTTTTGTATCATAAGTCAGATTGGATGCGAAAGAATAATCTTTATTTTTCCCCTCATATAAAAATTCTGTTTTTATGATGTATCCATCTTTATTAAAGTATGTTTTTAAAAAGTTAGTGTTTATTGGGTCACTATTTTTTTTGAAACTTTTAACTGTATAAAATAGTTTTTTATAATTATATTCAAAAACTTCTCTACTATCATTCATAGAATTTTTTGGGAAAGTATATGTTTGTTCAATAGGGTTATTGTGTATGTCATACTTTGATTCTTTAATAAAATAAATCTCTCCATTAAAAATTTGGATATATTTTATGATATTATTTTTGTTATCATAGAAAAAATCCTCTGAATTTATATTTGTATTGTTTTTTGTAACAGTCTTTTGTAAATTTTTATTTTTATAAAAGTAGAAAGTTGAATCTGTGTATTTTTCTTGTTTATCTATTTGAAGCTTAATTTGATTATTAGAATTAAAATAAACTTCAGTTATGGACTTTCTAATTATTGTATCTTTTCTAAATAATGGATAATTATAATTTGTAATTTTTATTTTGGTTATATTGCCTATCAGTTTTTGAGTTTGATTATCATTATCCTGCTTTATTTTATAAGTTCTACATGAAATTAGAATCACAAAAATGAATAATAAAAATAGAATTTTTAAAGGTTTAGTTTTCATGTTATTTTTGCTAAAATCCAAATATACAAAAGTTTTTAGACACTTAAAATCTCTCTTATTTTCTTTGACTAAAGTTCCAGTCAAAGTCTACTCAAGTTTTAGGTTTGCTCGTGGTTTGTTCGTAATTTATGGTACTTTTCCGAGGCTGATTCGAAGGAAACACGAACAAACCACGAACAAACGTAGAGCAAGACTCCTAAAAGACTGCTTTTTGAGTGCTACTTACTTGGTGAAATTTTTATCAAGAAAAAAGAATATGCACCCAACAAAAAACCCCAACTTGCGTTGAGGTTTTCTTCGAAATTATATTAGAAAAACTATGCTTCTACTTTTTCAGCAGCATGTTTTTTCACGAGGTCTTGTTGTACATTGGCAGGAACCAATTGGTAGTCACTAAATTTCATAGAGAATTTTGCTCTACCTCCTGTTAATGAGCGCAATGTAGAACCGTAATCGTTCATTTCAGCCAATGGAACTTCGGCCATAATTTTTTGATAATGACCTTCGCTATCCATTCCAGAAATCATGGCACGTCTGGTTTGTAAATCTCCCATTACATCACCGGTACATTCGTCTGGAGCTAGAATTTCTACATGATACATAGGTTCTAGCAATTGAGGATGCGCATTGTGGAACGCTTCTTTAAACGCACCAGAAGCTGCCAATTGGAAAGAAATATCATTAGAGTCTACACTGTGCATTTTTCCGTCATATACAGAAACTCTGATGTTTTGACAGTGTGAACCAGTTAATGGACCTTCTTTTAACTGTTGCATAATTCCTTTTTTAATGGCGCCGATGTAGCGAGAATCTATTGCTCCACCTACGATACACCAGTAGAATGCAAATTTTCCGCCCCAAGGTAAATCTTCGAATTCTTTATTTCTAATATTTACACCTTCTGGTTCTGGCATTCCTTCGTAGTAGTTTTCTACTCTCATGTGAATTTCACCAAATTGACCAGCTCCACCAGATTGTTTTTTGTGTCTGTAATCTGCTTCTGCTTTTCCAGTGATGGTTTCGCGGTAAGAAATTTTAGGATTTTTCATTTCCATTTTCACTCCGAAATCTTTTTCGAGACGATATTTTACCAAGTCTAAGTGCAACTGACCTTGTCCTCCTAAAATGGCTTCGTGCGTATCATGGTCTATTTCTACTTTTAGGGTAGGATCTTCTTCTTTAAGTTTATTAAGTGCAGCAAAAAGTTTTTCGGTTTCTGCTGTATTTTCTACGAAAACAGCTTTTCTCAATCTGCTTTCTGGGAATTTCATAGGTTCTATTTTTCTATCAACCCCTTTTGTATTTAGGGTGTTGTTAGAATGTCCGCTTTTAAGTTTTACGGTAACACCTAGGTCACCCGCAACTAATTTATCTACGGCGGTTCTCTCTTTTCCTTCTGCTACGAAAATTTGAGAAATTCTTTCGAGTTCACCGTTATTGGCATTAATCAGTTCATCACCTGGTTTTATTTCGCCAGAGAATACTTTGAAATAAGAAACTACGCCA is part of the Cloacibacterium normanense genome and encodes:
- a CDS encoding rhomboid family intramembrane serine protease translates to MLKNTIHIKALLIPLFMLSAMWLGLFLQHIGFVENCEGSLIPLVPEGLKGVIFSPLLHGNLEHIASNSVPIAALLFLLYQFYPKLANPVFFYGWIVTGLVVWLLPPMNFFGQEATYTCIIGASGIVYMLAFFLFFSGIFRKDKKLLTVSLLVALYYGSLIWGIFPEELFYRLDEPSRISWQAHLSGAVVGLSLALIFRKKHQEKKKKFIWEFPNYYSEKDDKLWQEYIEGHPEHFLEMPQKKKEEIWEHLDEIRKK
- the gdhA gene encoding NADP-specific glutamate dehydrogenase, with translation MEQNTIEQKIQEFVAKIEAKNPNEPEFLQAVKEVAVTVIPFIATKEEYRGMKLLERMAEPERVIIFRVPWVDDKGEIQVNRGFRIQMNSAIGPYKGGIRFHPTVNLSVLKFLAFEQVFKNSLTTLPMGGGKGGSDFDPTGKSNNEIMRFCQSFMTEMCKHIGPETDVPAGDIGVGAREIGYLFGQYKRIKNEFTGVLTGKGLAYGGSLIRPEATGYGVVYFGEQMLKTNGEDFKDKIVTVSGFGNVAWGVIKKIEELGGKAVTISGPDGYVYDKDGITGEKIDFLLELRASGNNRAEDYVKKFPTAEFHAGKRPWEVKCDVAIPAATQNELHLEDAKNLVENGCRCVVEAANMPSTLDAINYFLDNKVLFSPGKASNAGGVATSGLEMTQNSIRLNWSSEEVDARLKEIMIGIHNACRKYGKEEDGYVNYVKGANIAGFVKVAEAMLAQGVV
- a CDS encoding elongation factor G, with the translated sequence MSTNTKDLRNVVLLGHSGSGKTTFIETMLYEGGAIKRRGTVEQHNTVSDNTDLEHERENTIFSHQMFVNWKKNKINILDTPGFDDFVGEVIANLKVADTALIMVNAAAGVEVGTELVWEYVEDYKTPSIFVINQMDHQKADYDAALEQLKNRFGSKVIPIQYPLNSGESFNQIVDALRMVMYEFPATGGKPEKKPIPESEMARANEMHNALVEMAAENEEGLMEKYFEEGNLSEEELAQGLMIGLAKHDFFPVFVASGAKDMGSGRIMGFIDDIAPSPADRFGSKLENGEVLTCNAADKTTIFIYKTQSEPQVGVVSYFKVFSGEIKPGDELINANNGELERISQIFVAEGKERTAVDKLVAGDLGVTVKLKSGHSNNTLNTKGVDRKIEPMKFPESRLRKAVFVENTAETEKLFAALNKLKEEDPTLKVEIDHDTHEAILGGQGQLHLDLVKYRLEKDFGVKMEMKNPKISYRETITGKAEADYRHKKQSGGAGQFGEIHMRVENYYEGMPEPEGVNIRNKEFEDLPWGGKFAFYWCIVGGAIDSRYIGAIKKGIMQQLKEGPLTGSHCQNIRVSVYDGKMHSVDSNDISFQLAASGAFKEAFHNAHPQLLEPMYHVEILAPDECTGDVMGDLQTRRAMISGMDSEGHYQKIMAEVPLAEMNDYGSTLRSLTGGRAKFSMKFSDYQLVPANVQQDLVKKHAAEKVEA
- a CDS encoding DUF3078 domain-containing protein produces the protein MKKLLIFVFGCLSVNMYYSQIESKRILDSISAENWKKNIPNLDSLAEINLQKIDVKHKDTIILKTDKITAELGTELPITPFQLIKTKEEKVWYFYGQNNMVFNQASFSNWNSGGNNNIGILGKINYNLSFKKRKHYLENNFQLGYGIVAASGQTTRKTEDFINIMANYGYDLGRNYYLSSGLQFISQFAPGYNYVKTPSPNFDDRISKFLAPAYINTGIGISYNPNENFQVIFRPINGKFTIVADKHLQKVGFYGLEKDGQSLRKELGAMVNILYRQKIYKDINLVNQFNFFANYLYHTERVDFSYNGQLNFRVNKLISANVSADLLYDHDQIKRMQFKQTLGIGFSYNLGVENQDRPKVKKVVKPFL
- a CDS encoding YifB family Mg chelatase-like AAA ATPase; this encodes MLVKIFGSAIHGVSAQTITIEVNVDTGGVGYHLVGLPDNAIKESSYRINAALKNVGYKIPGKKITINMAPADLRKEGSAYDLSIAIGILAASDLIKAENLEKYIIMGELSLDGGLQPIKGVLPIAIKAREEGFKGIILPKQNVREAAIVNNLEVYGVENIKQVIDFFNEDIPLERTEFDTRKEFQEKIDHFPFDFSEVKGQETAKRAMEVAAAGGHNIILIGPPGSGKTMLAKRVPSILPPLTMKEALETTKIHSVAGKMGANNSLMTVRPFRSPHHTISDVALVGGGSYPQPGEISLAHNGVLFLDEMPEFKRTVLEVMRQPLEDREVTISRARFSVNYPASFMLVASMNPSPSGYFPDDPNNTSSQFEMQRYMNKLSGPLLDRIDIHIEVQKVEFEQLSDRRKGESSIAIRERVLKAREMQNVRYQDLDISYNAQIGPKELEKYCELNEDSKNLIKNAMEKLNLSARAYDRILKVSRTIADLEQSEHILSHHISEAIQYRSLDREFWNA
- the dprA gene encoding DNA-processing protein DprA, which encodes MLHEEHLYSIALRATPLIGDVNFMRLVEITGSAKETWHLSKKLLKEIPGIGSKITKEIGNETYLKFAEKEIDFCEKNNIKINLCHLKELPKLLSNCDDAPAILYQKGSLDESLTPISIVGTRNMTSYGKHFIEEFLEILKNKKVLIVSGLALGTDGCAHTEALKNQLKTAGVLAHGLHLIYPSQHKKLAAEILDQDGALLTEFNSSDKPDREHFLQRNRIVAGFSPVTIVVETAFGGGSMSTVSYANDYNREVFALPGKINDKYSQGCNLLIAQNKARILQNFEEILDELQLGKEKEKIGSLFAAREIKLSKDLQPIYDTIASQPQISLDDLSEKLDIPPYKLLPILLDFELKGYIKALSGKQYSII
- a CDS encoding DUF5362 family protein; the encoded protein is MEDNLHVENGENLVIDWRSKEFLKETAKWTKFLAILGFVGIGLMVLGSLVMLFAPSSLMSNGDFPFGGKIFMMLLYLAFAVLYYFPISYLYQFSENTKKAIENNDNNAIRDAFEFLKSHYKFMGILTIILLSFYAIMIFIGLIGAGAAAMMN